One genomic region from Gossypium hirsutum isolate 1008001.06 chromosome D13, Gossypium_hirsutum_v2.1, whole genome shotgun sequence encodes:
- the LOC107936030 gene encoding auxin-responsive protein SAUR50: protein MAKLNYKKNGIVKLKVVAEMFHKSLSLKKKWKHNEARHGSNNVPDDVKEGHFAVVAEHGEEPRRFVVPLSYLTHPRFLMLLEQAAEEYGFDHKGALTIPCCPSELERILADEQQQQGQEREDPNANVTWATSYEAMIQSY, encoded by the coding sequence ATGGCTAAGCTCAACTACAAGAAGAATGGGATCGTGAAGCTGAAGGTAGTTGCAGAGATGTTTCACAAGAGTCTTTCTTTAAAGAAGAAATGGAAACACAACGAAGCTCGCCATGGTTCAAACAACGTGCCTGATGATGTGAAAGAAGGTCACTTCGCTGTGGTTGCCGAGCACGGTGAAGAACCGAGGAGATTTGTGGTTCCCTTGAGTTACTTGACGCACCCGAGGTTCTTAATGTTGTTGGAACAAGCGGCCGAAGAGTATGGCTTCGACCACAAGGGAGCGCTTACGATTCCTTGCTGCCCAAGCGAACTCGAGAGGATATTAGCTGATGAACAGCAGCAGCAAGGGCAAGAAAGGGAGGATCCTAATGCTAATGTCACTTGGGCTACTTCTTATGAAGCTATGATCCAAAGCTATTGA